In Myxocyprinus asiaticus isolate MX2 ecotype Aquarium Trade chromosome 32, UBuf_Myxa_2, whole genome shotgun sequence, one genomic interval encodes:
- the LOC127423325 gene encoding clarin-3-like codes for MPSTEKLLHFLSSAFVSAAGVAVLGYGMSTNWAESTLSCSPITSDLFNGTAKLKIRLFNGTEEKNSCPRFDQFGESVQVFQRLISVGGAPIILHGLVVALLVVALLGSAGSILVTLYNSFSNPYQTYMGPIGLYACSGLSACVATLALILYVLNVYPVQMFQALVFAKAENVRLRQEKTELLVGFFLLIPYICANMIAILVVFLYVHTAQTRRKVQEKPTEDTPQDIMMF; via the exons ATGCCGTCCACAGAAAAGCTACTGCATTTCTTGTCAAGTGCATTTGTAAGTGCAGCCGGTGTGGCTGTTTTGGGTTATGGGATGTCTACAAATTGGGCTGAATCCACTCTCAGCTGCTCACCCATTACAAGTGATTTATTCAATGGGACTGCCAAGCTCAAAATCCGTCTTTTTAATGGCACTGAGGAAAAAAATTCCTGCCCGAGGTTTGATCAATTTGGAGAATCTGTTCAAG TGTTTCAGCGTCTCATATCAGTAGGTGGAGCTCCAATTATCCTGCATGGTCTGGTTGTGGCCCTGTTGGTAGTGGCTCTTTTGGGGTCTGCAGGCAGTATTCTTGTCACTCTGTATAACAGCTTCAGTAATCCATATCAGACCTATATGGGACCAATAGGGCTGTACGCATGCAGTGGACTCAGTG CATGTGTGGCGACCCTAGCACTGATCCTGTATGTGCTGAACGTGTACCCGGTTCAGATGTTCCAGGCGCTTGTGTTTGCCAAAGCGGAAAACGTAAGGTTAAGGCAAGAGAAGACTGAACTGCTGGTGGGATTCTTCCTTCTGATACCGTACATCTGCGCCAACATGATCGCCATCCTGGTGGTCTTTCTGTACGTCCACACCGCACAGACACGCCGCAAAGTGCAGGAGAAACCCACAGAGGATACACCGCAAGATATCATGATGTTCTAA